The nucleotide sequence agctgggggcACGCCGTGCGTCAGGAACACTACAAATTGGGGTGCCAGGGCCACCGGGGAGCTTCTGGGGGcttctgctgcagaaggtgGTGACTCCCGAGGGGAGGGAAGCAGCAGACATGGCTTCAATGGTAAGATCCCTCATACTGCTGTGAGTTGTGCGCCGTGTGCTGCATGCCATGTGCCGTGCACCAtgtgctgtgtgctggggagacctggcagggctggaggtgCCTGGGCGATCTGGGCTGCTGAAGCGTCTCCACAGGAGTGGGCAGAcagtccccagggctgggctgacaGCAGCAGATGAGGGCAGGGAGGTGTCGGGGCAGCTCAGGGTCCCTGCGGGACATGCCCCAGGAAGGGACCGTGCCGGTGTCTGGgactgtgggtgctggggatgctgtcTCAGCCCTGGTCGGAGCGCGGGGCTGCGTGGCGGTGGTGGTGGCAGGGACAGCTGAAAGCTGAGTGCTGGGTCATGCGACACGGTGTCACGGCCGGCTCTGTGGCCGCTCCGCGCCTCCAGGAGAAACTCGATCGGGGCTGACAGGTGCCCATGGCTGCAGCCCCACTGCTCCCTATAAGGGGAGCCGAGGAGATCCCAAAAATAGCTCTGCATGCCTGGGATGCCAAGGCTGCACCCGGGGAATGTGGCCGCTGCACCCTGTAGCCCCCCTGGCTGGCAGGGGGTCCAGGCAGGGGGTCCCCGCAACCCCCACCCGAGGCAGCTCCGGAGCTGCGAGGGTTGCCGGGGCTGTGGCTCACCTGGGCGCAGCCCCAtcctctggctgggcaggggctcACCCCACACCCATGAGGGCAGCTGAGCCCCACGGGCAGCAGTAGTGACCCCCCACTTGCCTTGCAGACAGACCAGCAGGCCGAAGCCCGCGCCTTCCTCAGCGAGGAGATGATCGCGGGTGagcgcgggggcagcggggagagGGACCGGAGCTGGCCAAGCGCCGGGCCAAGCTCTGTCCCACTGCCGCGGCCCCGTCCCGCACCGCCCTGACCCCGGTTCCCTGCAGAGTTCAAGGCCGCCTTCGATATGTTTGATGCGGATGGCGGTGGAGACATCAGCACCAAGGAGCTGGGGACGGTGATGAGGATGCTTGGGCAGAATCCCACCAAGGAGGAGCTGGACGCCATCATAGAGGAGGTGGATGAGGACGGTGAGCACCGCcggtgggtggtgggtgctgggtgctgggtgccaggTGGGACCCTGACCTGCGCTGCTCCCCGCAGGCAGTGGCACGATCGACTTCGAGGAGTTCCTGGTGATGATGGTGCGCCAGATGAAAGAGGACGCCAAGGGCAAGTCTGAGGAGGAGTTGGCCAACTGCTTCCGTATCTTCGACCGGTAAGTGAGGGGTGATGccagcctgtcctgctgcaggggaGAGCAGGGCCACATCCCGCCTTCACCCTCCCGCAGGAATGCGGACGGGTTCATCGACATCGAGGAGCTGGGTGAGATCCTGAGGGCCACTGGGGAGCATGTCACCGATGAGGACATAGAGGACATGATGAAGGACTCGGACAAGAACAACGATGGTCGCATCGACTTTGATGGTGAGTGACAGCCCCAGCCGAGTGCCTGCGCTGCTGACCCGGGCAGGGCCATGGGCTGAGGTGCCACTTTGCCACAGAGTTCCTGAAAATGATGGAGGGTGTGCAGTAAGGGACCAGACATTCCTCAGGCCAGCTGCTGTGCCCAGCCCTGTGGCCAacggggagcagcagctccgcaGCGCTCGGACCACCGCCACCCGCAGTGGCTGGGACCCTGCGCTGTGCCGGGTCCCCGGTCTCGCCCCGCCGGCGGCTGAGcttttcctccagcctgtcACGCGCGGTATTGGTCTGAGCCtcaataaaagggaaaaaacttGAGCTGCTGGTGTGGAAGTTCAGAGGTTTGCGTGGGGAGGAGGCTGTGGCactgtggccctgtgctggtcCCCAGGGAGGTGATGTGTCTTGGTGGATTCCTCGTGCTGGTCACGGTCACCCCGTGGGGCTGCGGTTCCCACGGGCTGCTGGGCGGGCGCCAGCACTGAGCTCAGACTTTCTGTGCGGAGCGGCCGGTTCACACGGCAGGAGGCGAGGGAGAGTGGCCCCAGCCTGAGAAGTCCCTGCGGGCAGCAAATCTCTGGGGGCCGTGGAGCCACCGGGTGTCCGGGAACTACCACTGCCTGCCCCGCTCCAGGACCCCTGTGTTCCACCCTGAGGGCACAGGGGACCTGGCTATAAgtgaggagagcagcagcagcccctcgCTGTAGGGTCAGGGCGATGCTGGAGCCTCTGTGTCTGGCCAGCCTGTGCCAGCCCCGTGCGTCACCACCCCCTGGGGACCTGCAGCGGCTATGTGCatcctctgcagccagggaggagagcagcagggGGGCAGGAGACATGCTCCTTGGGCCAGGGAGCGACTGGCACATGTGGGGACAGTGAGACCGACAGCAGGCAGCTGGTGGGACACAGGGCACAGCTTGGACCCCATTGCATCCCAAGGAGCTGGGGGCTGCCACAGAGGGGCCTGACCCTGTCCCTTCCTCACGGGGCACAATGGCACCGGGGAGAAGGGACACGTGCCATGCACAGGGGACAACAGGGACATGTGCGGCCACCCAGGCTGCGCTCTGCAAGGCCACGGCCGGGCACcggcagctggtgctgcagctcGGGGGCAGCACCGACAGCCCGCAGCTGCGGGAGGAGCGGCGCCGGAGCAGCGCAGAGGTTCGGGAGCTCAGTGCTGGTAAGGATGGGGCTTCTGTCCCCAccatggagctggcagagggtCTGGGGCTGCCCCGGCTCAGCGTCCCCGTCccgcagggctgcagcaggcgctgctgggggggctgcggcaGGCGGTGGTGAGCCCTGAGGAGCAGCGGGAGCTCGAGCGGCTGTGGGTGCTGTTCCTCTGCGCCCTGGAGCTGTTCCTGCAGGACCTGTGCTGTGCTCAGCGACTCTGCCAGCTCTTCTCTGCGCAGAGGGGTGGCGTGGCCCCGCTACGCACTgggctggggggccgggggctgtCCAGCCGCAGGGGCAGCCAGCGAGGGGGGGGTCCCACACAGCCCCCGGCCACCCTGGGCCTGGAGGAGGAGATCAAGCAGGCGAGGGCGACGCTGGCAGAGATGGAGAGCAGAGCAAACATCCCCCTGTGGACCGTGGAGCCCAcacagctggtggggatgggTGGCACCACAGCCCCCAACGCGGCTCAGGGGGAGGCTCACCTTGAGCACTGCTGCAGGGTGCTCTGAGCAGGggggcaggagaggctggcgaGGCTGGCACCCCACTCTCACACTCAGAGCAGGGTCCAGGGTCCTGTGTACCCACACAGTCCCTGTCTTCCTGCCTGGGGGCTGCCTCCACCCTGTGGAGGGGCCAAGACCGGCTCCAGACACCCGAAGTGTTAAATAAAGTCTCTGTTTCCCCACGGGGTCGGtgtccatccctccctccctgtccACTCTTGCG is from Caloenas nicobarica isolate bCalNic1 chromosome 15, bCalNic1.hap1, whole genome shotgun sequence and encodes:
- the LOC135994927 gene encoding regulator of G-protein signaling 9-binding protein-like, which encodes MAPGRRDTCHAQGTTGTCAATQAALCKATAGHRQLVLQLGGSTDSPQLREERRRSSAEVRELSAGLQQALLGGLRQAVVSPEEQRELERLWVLFLCALELFLQDLCCAQRLCQLFSAQRGGVAPLRTGLGGRGLSSRRGSQRGGGPTQPPATLGLEEEIKQARATLAEMESRANIPLWTVEPTQLVGMGGTTAPNAAQGEAHLEHCCRVL
- the TNNC2 gene encoding troponin C, skeletal muscle, coding for MASMTDQQAEARAFLSEEMIAEFKAAFDMFDADGGGDISTKELGTVMRMLGQNPTKEELDAIIEEVDEDGSGTIDFEEFLVMMVRQMKEDAKGKSEEELANCFRIFDRNADGFIDIEELGEILRATGEHVTDEDIEDMMKDSDKNNDGRIDFDEFLKMMEGVQ